In Pseudomonas sp. R76, one genomic interval encodes:
- a CDS encoding histone deacetylase family protein has protein sequence MLTVFSDAHRLHHGTELKDGVLKPSFEQPSRADTVRDRVRQVGLGDIIVPRTFDRACYVNAHSERYVSFLETAWAQWTAIGRSHDALPLVWPVRDLANQQVPDFIDGKLGFFAMDAGSPITRTTWDAVKTSADIALTGLALIDEGHHSAFALCRPPGHHAAREYMGGYCYLNNAAIAAQQAITQGARRVAVLDVDFHHGNGTQNIFYDRADVMFISLHGEPAVSYPYFSGFSSERGAGAGEGFNLNYPLPKNTAWADYTIALHDACRQLGHFAPEVLVISLGVDTFKDDPISHFLLDSQDFIGMGEIIASVGVPTLFVMEGGYMVDEIGINAVNVLHGFESKTA, from the coding sequence ATGTTGACTGTTTTTAGTGATGCCCACCGTTTGCACCATGGCACCGAATTGAAAGACGGTGTGCTTAAGCCCTCATTCGAACAACCCAGCCGTGCCGACACCGTGCGCGACCGCGTCCGGCAGGTCGGGCTGGGCGATATCATCGTGCCGCGCACCTTCGACCGGGCGTGTTACGTCAATGCCCACAGCGAACGCTACGTGTCCTTCCTCGAAACCGCCTGGGCGCAATGGACCGCGATTGGCCGCAGCCATGACGCACTGCCGCTGGTGTGGCCGGTGCGCGACCTGGCCAACCAACAGGTGCCGGATTTCATCGACGGCAAGCTGGGTTTCTTCGCCATGGACGCCGGCTCGCCGATCACCCGCACCACCTGGGACGCGGTGAAGACCAGCGCCGACATCGCGCTCACCGGCCTGGCCCTGATCGATGAAGGCCATCACAGCGCCTTTGCCCTGTGCCGGCCACCTGGGCACCATGCCGCCCGCGAATACATGGGCGGTTATTGCTACCTCAACAACGCGGCGATTGCGGCGCAACAGGCGATTACCCAAGGCGCCCGGCGTGTGGCGGTGCTGGACGTGGATTTCCACCATGGCAACGGCACCCAGAATATTTTCTATGACCGCGCCGACGTCATGTTCATCTCCCTGCATGGCGAACCGGCGGTGTCCTACCCGTATTTTTCCGGCTTCAGCAGCGAGCGCGGCGCGGGTGCCGGGGAGGGCTTCAACCTGAATTACCCGCTGCCGAAAAACACCGCCTGGGCCGATTACACCATCGCGCTGCACGACGCCTGCCGGCAACTAGGCCACTTCGCCCCCGAGGTGCTGGTGATTTCCCTCGGCGTCGACACCTTCAAGGATGACCCCATTAGCCACTTCCTCCTCGACAGCCAGGACTTCATCGGCATGGGCGAAATCATCGCCAGCGTCGGCGTGCCCACGCTGTTTGTGATGGAAGGCGGCTACATGGTCGATGAGATCGGCATCAATGCCGTCAACGTGCTGCACGGTTTCGAAAGCAAGACCGCCTGA
- a CDS encoding glycosyltransferase, producing the protein MIGILIPVHNEEALLAECLNAALIAANHPGLQGEAVEILAVLDSCDDGSAAIAQAYPVQSLHVQARNVGHVRGVGARHLLNLGARWISCTDADSRVAPDWLVAQLALGADAVCGTVTVDAWSEDFDPAAQIRYNQAYEAREGHRHVHGANLGVSAGAYVQAGGFEPLACHEDVQLVRNLERCGASIAWSHTPQVITSARLDCRAQGGFGDYLKSLMQAS; encoded by the coding sequence ATGATCGGCATTCTGATCCCGGTGCATAACGAAGAAGCCCTGTTGGCCGAGTGCCTGAACGCCGCCCTGATTGCTGCGAACCATCCCGGACTGCAGGGCGAAGCGGTAGAGATTCTCGCGGTACTCGACAGCTGCGACGACGGCAGTGCCGCCATCGCCCAGGCCTATCCGGTGCAGAGCCTGCACGTACAGGCCCGCAATGTGGGCCATGTGCGCGGGGTGGGCGCGCGCCATCTGCTGAATCTGGGCGCGCGCTGGATCTCCTGCACCGACGCCGACAGCCGCGTAGCGCCCGACTGGCTGGTGGCGCAATTGGCGCTGGGTGCGGACGCGGTGTGCGGCACGGTCACCGTCGATGCCTGGAGCGAAGATTTCGACCCGGCCGCGCAAATTCGCTACAACCAGGCGTATGAGGCACGCGAAGGCCATCGGCATGTGCACGGCGCCAACCTGGGCGTGAGTGCCGGCGCCTATGTGCAAGCCGGTGGTTTTGAGCCGCTGGCGTGCCACGAAGATGTGCAACTGGTGCGTAACCTGGAACGCTGCGGCGCCTCTATCGCCTGGAGCCACACCCCGCAGGTCATCACCAGTGCTCGCCTGGATTGCCGTGCCCAAGGCGGGTTTGGCGACTACCTGAAAAGCCTGATGCAGGCCTCCTGA
- a CDS encoding alpha/beta fold hydrolase, with the protein MHAQLTHRSKLRPLFLAFALLQFGAVGLAHAEMPEPPSPVSHSQTAFGALKHIKAGVLDVAYAEVGPANGQVVILLHGWPYDIDSYANVAPLLAAKGYRVLIPYARGYGDTRFLSDKTLRNGEPAALAQDVIDFMDALKIKQAVLGGYDWGARSADIVSALWPERVKALVSVSGYLIGNQAAGHNPLPPKAELQWWYQFYFATERGAAGYQKNTRDFAKLIWQTASPKWAFDDSTFERSAKGLDNPDHVAITVFNYRWRLGLVQGEAHYDALEQQLAQSPSIGVPTITLEGDANGAPHPQPEDYAKRFTGKYAFRLISGGIGHNLPQEAPAAFAQAIVDVDHL; encoded by the coding sequence ATGCACGCTCAGTTGACTCACCGCTCCAAACTCCGCCCGCTGTTCCTGGCATTTGCACTGTTGCAGTTCGGCGCCGTGGGCCTGGCCCACGCCGAGATGCCCGAGCCGCCATCGCCCGTCAGCCATAGCCAAACCGCGTTTGGCGCGCTTAAACACATCAAGGCCGGCGTGCTCGATGTGGCCTATGCCGAGGTCGGCCCGGCGAATGGCCAAGTGGTGATCCTGCTGCACGGCTGGCCCTACGACATTGACAGTTATGCCAACGTCGCCCCGCTGCTGGCGGCCAAGGGTTATCGCGTGCTGATCCCCTACGCCCGAGGCTACGGCGACACGCGTTTTCTGTCGGATAAAACCCTGCGCAACGGCGAGCCTGCGGCATTGGCGCAGGACGTGATCGACTTCATGGACGCGCTGAAGATCAAGCAAGCCGTGCTGGGCGGCTACGACTGGGGCGCGCGCTCGGCGGATATCGTCTCGGCGCTGTGGCCCGAGCGGGTCAAGGCGCTGGTGTCTGTGAGTGGCTACCTGATCGGCAATCAAGCTGCGGGCCACAACCCTCTGCCGCCCAAGGCCGAATTGCAGTGGTGGTATCAGTTCTACTTTGCCACCGAGCGCGGCGCTGCCGGTTACCAGAAAAACACCCGCGATTTTGCCAAGCTGATCTGGCAGACCGCCTCGCCGAAATGGGCCTTTGACGATTCCACCTTCGAGCGTAGCGCCAAAGGCCTGGACAACCCCGACCACGTCGCCATTACGGTCTTTAACTATCGCTGGCGCCTGGGCCTGGTGCAGGGCGAAGCCCACTACGACGCGCTGGAACAACAGCTCGCTCAGTCACCGAGCATTGGCGTTCCCACCATCACCCTGGAAGGCGACGCCAACGGCGCCCCGCACCCGCAACCCGAGGACTACGCCAAGCGCTTCACGGGTAAGTATGCGTTCCGCCTGATCAGCGGCGGCATTGGCCACAACCTGCCGCAGGAAGCGCCGGCAGCGTTTGCCCAGGCCATCGTCGATGTGGATCACCTGTAA
- a CDS encoding Lrp/AsnC family transcriptional regulator, producing the protein MKNKTKQVALDDTDLAILALLQEDASISNAQLSERLSLSLTPCWRRRKRLEEEGVIKDYQANLDRKLLGLDIMAFVHVRFAIHTDHAPDAFEAVVKQLPQVLACHKITGDADYLLQVLAQDLDSYSEFVESVLRRQLGIASIQSSLALREVKATSRVAIPGQESGQRK; encoded by the coding sequence ATGAAAAATAAAACCAAACAGGTCGCGCTTGACGACACTGATCTCGCCATCCTCGCGTTGCTGCAGGAAGACGCAAGTATTTCCAACGCCCAACTGAGCGAGCGCCTCTCCCTGAGCCTGACGCCGTGCTGGCGTCGACGTAAACGCCTGGAAGAAGAAGGCGTGATCAAGGACTACCAGGCCAACCTGGATCGCAAGCTGCTTGGGCTGGACATCATGGCCTTCGTGCATGTTCGCTTTGCCATCCACACCGACCACGCGCCGGACGCGTTCGAGGCGGTGGTCAAGCAACTGCCCCAGGTGCTGGCCTGTCACAAAATCACCGGCGATGCGGACTATCTGCTGCAGGTGCTGGCGCAAGACCTGGACAGTTACAGTGAGTTTGTCGAGAGCGTGTTGCGCCGTCAGTTGGGGATTGCGTCGATCCAATCGAGCCTGGCGCTGCGTGAGGTGAAGGCGACGAGTCGGGTGGCGATTCCTGGGCAGGAAAGCGGTCAGCGTAAATAA
- a CDS encoding CPBP family intramembrane glutamic endopeptidase — protein sequence MFVLAALIMLLAPVPGLLLVPPAMQSYLMFVISHGAIGLLLCGLFVVQHRHNLAARFYGHHIRKTLRLGVIALIAAYALFGLLVTALGLPREAFMAELYSGLTQWQTLIKLASLIILPPIAEELMMRHYLLRLFPYERSVAWKWTAVIVTSALFASVHTQYGSWNTLVMIFVVGCLFAWARIASGGLLVPILLHMLAEVVGSGFDWTWTWAGLYG from the coding sequence ATGTTCGTCCTCGCGGCGTTGATTATGCTGCTGGCGCCCGTTCCCGGCCTGTTGCTGGTGCCACCGGCGATGCAAAGCTACTTGATGTTCGTGATCAGCCATGGCGCCATCGGGTTGCTGTTGTGCGGTCTGTTCGTGGTGCAACACCGGCATAACCTGGCCGCTAGGTTTTACGGCCACCACATCCGTAAGACTTTGCGCCTGGGCGTAATTGCCCTGATCGCCGCGTATGCCCTGTTCGGGTTGCTGGTCACCGCACTGGGGTTACCGCGTGAAGCGTTCATGGCTGAGCTGTACAGCGGCCTGACCCAGTGGCAAACCCTGATCAAATTGGCGTCGCTGATTATCCTGCCACCGATCGCCGAAGAACTGATGATGCGGCACTACCTGCTGCGCCTGTTTCCCTACGAACGTAGTGTGGCCTGGAAGTGGACGGCGGTGATTGTCACGTCCGCGCTGTTCGCCAGCGTGCATACCCAATACGGCAGCTGGAACACGTTGGTGATGATCTTCGTGGTGGGTTGCCTGTTTGCCTGGGCGAGGATTGCCAGCGGCGGCTTGCTGGTGCCTATCTTGCTGCACATGCTGGCGGAAGTGGTCGGGTCGGGCTTCGACTGGACCTGGACGTGGGCCGGGCTTTACGGCTGA
- a CDS encoding amino acid permease: MKTTTPGLTEKPALQRTLSNRHIQLMAMGGAIGTGLFMGSGKIIALSGTSIILIYMIIGLFVYFVMRAMGELLLSNLNFKSFADFAGAYLGPRAAFFLGWSYWLSWSVAVVGDAVVVGGFFQYWFPGVPAWMPAGGMLLTLFALNVLTVRLFGEVEFWFAIIKIIAVVTLISVSLVLIASAFVSPTGVTASLSHLLDQQAAFPNGLFGFFAGFQMAIFSFAGTELIGTAAAETRAPEKTLPKAINSIPLRIILFYVLALACIIAVTSWQQVSPSKSPFVELFLVAGFPAAAGIVNFVVLTSAASSANSGVFSASRMLFGLADLGDAPGIFRRLSTHSVPFFSLAFTTLLMLLGLVLLFVVPEVMTAFTIVSTVSAILVIFTWSTILASYIAYRKKRPDLHAQSIYKMPGGVPMAWFTLAFLGFVLCLLALRPDTRLALCVMPAWFIWLGIAYQLSHVRKRFTAQAAMK, from the coding sequence ATGAAAACAACCACGCCCGGGCTGACAGAAAAGCCTGCGTTGCAACGCACCCTGAGTAACCGCCACATCCAGTTGATGGCCATGGGCGGCGCGATCGGCACCGGCCTGTTCATGGGCTCGGGCAAGATCATCGCGCTGTCGGGCACCTCGATCATCCTGATCTACATGATCATCGGGCTCTTCGTGTACTTCGTGATGCGCGCCATGGGCGAGCTGCTGTTATCCAACCTGAACTTCAAAAGCTTCGCCGACTTTGCCGGTGCCTACCTGGGGCCGCGCGCGGCGTTTTTTCTCGGCTGGTCGTACTGGCTGAGCTGGAGCGTGGCAGTGGTGGGCGATGCGGTGGTGGTGGGCGGGTTTTTCCAGTACTGGTTTCCCGGTGTGCCGGCGTGGATGCCGGCCGGGGGCATGTTGCTCACGCTGTTCGCGTTGAACGTGCTCACGGTCAGGCTGTTCGGCGAGGTGGAGTTCTGGTTTGCGATCATCAAGATCATCGCCGTGGTGACGCTGATCAGCGTTAGCCTGGTGCTGATTGCCAGTGCGTTTGTGTCGCCCACCGGCGTCACCGCCTCGTTGAGTCACTTGCTGGATCAACAGGCGGCGTTCCCGAATGGTCTGTTCGGCTTTTTCGCCGGCTTCCAGATGGCGATTTTCTCCTTCGCCGGCACCGAGCTGATCGGCACGGCCGCCGCTGAAACCCGCGCGCCGGAGAAGACTTTGCCCAAGGCGATCAACTCGATCCCGCTGCGCATCATCCTGTTCTACGTGCTGGCCCTGGCGTGCATCATCGCGGTGACGTCGTGGCAGCAAGTGTCGCCGAGCAAAAGCCCGTTTGTGGAGCTGTTCCTGGTGGCGGGCTTTCCCGCGGCGGCGGGCATTGTGAATTTCGTGGTGCTGACCTCGGCGGCTTCATCGGCCAACAGCGGGGTGTTTTCTGCCAGCCGCATGCTCTTCGGTTTGGCCGACCTGGGCGACGCGCCGGGCATTTTTCGGCGGCTGTCCACCCACAGCGTGCCGTTTTTCAGCCTGGCGTTCACCACGTTGTTGATGCTGCTGGGCCTGGTGTTGTTGTTTGTGGTGCCGGAGGTGATGACGGCCTTCACCATCGTGTCGACGGTGTCGGCGATCCTGGTGATTTTTACCTGGTCGACTATCCTCGCGTCCTACATTGCCTACCGCAAAAAACGCCCGGACTTGCACGCTCAATCGATCTACAAAATGCCCGGCGGTGTGCCGATGGCGTGGTTTACCCTGGCGTTTCTCGGCTTTGTGCTGTGCCTGCTCGCCTTGCGACCGGACACGCGATTGGCGCTGTGTGTGATGCCCGCCTGGTTTATCTGGCTGGGGATTGCCTATCAGTTGTCGCACGTGCGTAAACGTTTCACTGCGCAGGCCGCCATGAAGTGA
- a CDS encoding acyl-CoA dehydrogenase family protein yields MALHGFLQGYRSYADTQALGNALKALQQEGLDQLPLPGSGETLARFSGLAQVAGHDLRLCKLFEGHTDALAIIAELDSPLPPLGSIWGMWAAEPPTAKVRVRRDGHRLLVEGRKAWCSGAAVVSHGLLTAWDEEDRQQLVAVDMDQPGITVTNEGWNAVGMAATGSVEIVFEEAKGIAVGGPGDYLSRPGFWHGGVGIAACWYGGAQRLAEVLREQCTKRPEPHALAHLGAVDSVLNSAACVLRDSAEQIDREPRADARLLAQQARACIEDTVEQVIQHVGRAVGAGPYCKDPHFAQLMADLPVYVRQSHAERDLAALGELVVGDSTRRWHL; encoded by the coding sequence ATGGCCCTGCATGGATTCCTTCAAGGCTACCGGAGCTATGCGGACACGCAGGCCTTGGGTAATGCACTGAAGGCGCTTCAGCAAGAAGGCCTGGACCAACTGCCATTGCCCGGCAGCGGCGAGACCTTGGCGCGCTTCAGCGGCCTCGCCCAAGTGGCGGGGCATGACTTGCGCCTGTGCAAGCTGTTCGAAGGCCATACCGATGCCTTGGCGATCATCGCCGAACTCGACAGCCCCTTGCCGCCACTGGGCAGCATTTGGGGCATGTGGGCTGCCGAGCCGCCAACGGCCAAGGTACGTGTGCGTCGCGACGGCCATCGGTTGCTCGTCGAGGGGCGCAAGGCCTGGTGTTCCGGGGCGGCCGTGGTCAGCCATGGGTTGTTGACCGCCTGGGACGAAGAGGACCGCCAGCAATTGGTTGCCGTGGACATGGACCAGCCCGGCATCACCGTCACCAATGAAGGCTGGAACGCCGTGGGCATGGCGGCCACGGGCAGCGTCGAAATTGTGTTTGAAGAGGCCAAGGGCATCGCGGTCGGCGGGCCGGGGGATTACCTCTCCCGGCCCGGTTTTTGGCACGGCGGCGTCGGCATCGCGGCGTGTTGGTATGGCGGCGCGCAACGCCTGGCCGAAGTGTTGCGCGAGCAATGCACCAAACGCCCTGAACCTCACGCCCTCGCCCACCTGGGCGCGGTGGACAGTGTGCTGAACAGCGCCGCGTGCGTACTGCGTGACAGTGCCGAACAGATCGACCGCGAACCGCGGGCCGATGCGCGCCTGCTGGCTCAGCAGGCGCGCGCCTGCATTGAGGATACCGTCGAGCAAGTCATTCAGCATGTCGGCCGCGCGGTCGGCGCCGGGCCTTATTGCAAAGACCCGCACTTCGCGCAGTTGATGGCGGATTTGCCGGTGTACGTGCGGCAAAGTCACGCCGAACGTGACCTGGCGGCCTTGGGTGAATTGGTCGTCGGCGATTCCACACGGAGGTGGCATCTATGA
- a CDS encoding PIG-L deacetylase family protein, which translates to MKPASLGEGRRGPAQIWNSAPQLAQIPIVAPSTLVPPGARVVVIAPHPGDEVLACGGLLQLLSTREHPLLLISITDGSASHPGSNAWPASRLSVIRPQESAEALRRLGMPLHSLKWIRGGFCDDALAAREQPMSQFIARYLQPGDVVFTTWRNDGNDDHDAVGRASAKACSLIGARLYELPIWAWHWPVREGAVIPWQRAHKVRLDTWCVARKLHAAHAYASQLVGDPSIGLAPMLAQELLERMREPYEIVFA; encoded by the coding sequence ATGAAGCCTGCCTCCTTAGGCGAGGGCCGCCGCGGCCCCGCGCAAATCTGGAACAGCGCCCCGCAGTTGGCGCAAATCCCCATCGTCGCACCATCAACCCTCGTGCCGCCCGGCGCGCGTGTGGTGGTGATCGCCCCGCACCCCGGCGACGAGGTGTTGGCCTGCGGCGGGTTGCTGCAACTGCTCAGCACCCGCGAACACCCACTGCTGCTGATTTCAATCACCGATGGCAGTGCCAGCCACCCCGGCTCCAACGCCTGGCCGGCGAGCCGCTTAAGTGTGATTCGCCCCCAGGAAAGTGCCGAAGCGCTGCGTCGCCTGGGCATGCCATTGCACAGTTTGAAGTGGATTCGTGGTGGGTTTTGCGACGACGCCCTGGCGGCCCGCGAGCAGCCGATGAGCCAATTTATCGCACGCTACCTGCAACCCGGCGATGTGGTGTTCACCACCTGGCGCAACGACGGCAATGACGACCACGACGCCGTCGGCCGTGCCAGCGCCAAGGCCTGTAGCCTGATTGGCGCGCGCCTGTATGAATTGCCCATTTGGGCCTGGCATTGGCCGGTGCGCGAAGGTGCGGTGATCCCGTGGCAGCGTGCGCACAAGGTGCGCCTAGACACTTGGTGCGTTGCGCGCAAGCTCCACGCCGCCCATGCGTATGCAAGCCAGTTGGTCGGCGACCCGTCAATCGGCCTGGCACCAATGCTCGCCCAGGAGCTGCTGGAGCGGATGCGCGAGCCCTATGAGATCGTGTTCGCCTAG
- a CDS encoding SAM-dependent methyltransferase, which yields MSVATPYFDQLFAGNDDPWAFRQRWYERRKRALTLALLTRPRYTSIFEPGCANGELSAELAPRCERLVCCDTAAAAVALAKNRLLGFAHAQVHQSRLPEQWPTEPFELIVLSELCYYLDAEDLHRLIDRALASLTDNGQLLACHWRPAIDGCPQTAEQVHALLQQRLGMPPVAQHHESDFLLDLWSRDGTSVASHEGLR from the coding sequence ATGAGCGTTGCCACACCCTATTTCGATCAACTGTTCGCCGGTAATGACGACCCGTGGGCATTTCGCCAACGCTGGTACGAACGGCGCAAGCGCGCCCTGACCTTGGCGCTGCTGACCCGACCACGCTACACCTCGATATTCGAACCCGGCTGCGCCAATGGCGAGCTGAGCGCAGAACTGGCGCCGCGCTGTGAGCGCCTGGTGTGTTGTGACACGGCTGCCGCTGCCGTGGCGCTGGCGAAAAACCGCTTGCTGGGGTTTGCCCATGCGCAGGTGCACCAAAGCCGCTTGCCCGAACAATGGCCGACGGAGCCGTTCGAACTGATCGTGTTGAGCGAGCTGTGCTACTACCTCGATGCCGAAGATTTGCACCGTTTGATCGATCGCGCCCTCGCCTCGTTGACCGACAACGGCCAACTGCTGGCCTGCCACTGGCGCCCGGCCATCGACGGCTGCCCGCAAACCGCCGAACAGGTGCACGCATTGCTGCAACAACGCCTGGGCATGCCGCCTGTTGCGCAGCATCACGAGAGCGATTTCCTACTCGATCTGTGGAGCCGCGACGGCACCTCGGTCGCGTCCCACGAGGGCTTGCGATGA
- a CDS encoding TonB-dependent siderophore receptor, producing the protein MSVQQPIGKRFSPNLIAMAVCIASSQAAFAADAEQLSAVVELGATQINTEQPLGATTEGSQSYTTGSMATATKLPLTLRETPQAVTVITRQRMDDQAMTSINDVVRATPGLFLNYSNGPGRQSYKARGFDIDNLMYDGIPTGYNGVDVGAQPNLAMFDRVEIVRGATGLVTGAGNPSAAINLIRKRPLDEQKVTLTGAAGSWDDYRGELDASSPLNDSGTWRGRVVTSYRDANSFIDKVEEDHGLFYAVTEADLSEDTTLTLGFSNQKDKTNYFWGSSMVGQDGHHLDLPRSYNPGTRWENKDQEINTVFAELRQRLANDWSLQVNANYAAQDALFSGSYQSRWVNNTPARTVYQAAYDENQAGIDAFASGPFQAFGRTHELVVGASKRIYDMTTHNYSPYDMNWPLSAGKPDFVHTNNQREVTTQEGVYVTTRLSLADPLKLILGGRLDWYDYDNRDGDGDFHVTRNLTRYAGLIYELDDHHSVYLSYSDIFTPQRDKDTSGNPLKPIVGKNYEVGIKGEYLGGALNASVALFRVDQENRAVPVVVPNCPQAACSEASGEIRSQGIDLELQGALTPNWQVGGGYTYARTHTIKDDANPQLVNKQFDTDTPEHLFKLTTRYNFQGPLEKLRVGGNVSWQSRLYNDLKVADGSTYRLQQGSYAVTDLMAGYEVSQHLDLQLNANNIFDRRYYSTIANDVSYGGDAYGNPRNMMLTAKYSF; encoded by the coding sequence ATGTCTGTGCAACAACCAATCGGCAAGCGTTTTTCACCTAATTTAATCGCGATGGCGGTCTGTATCGCCAGCTCACAAGCGGCCTTCGCCGCCGATGCGGAACAACTGTCAGCCGTGGTGGAACTGGGCGCGACGCAAATCAACACCGAGCAACCACTCGGCGCCACCACCGAAGGCAGCCAGTCCTACACCACCGGCTCAATGGCCACCGCCACCAAGCTGCCGCTGACCTTGCGTGAGACCCCGCAGGCCGTCACCGTCATCACCCGCCAGCGCATGGACGACCAGGCGATGACCAGCATCAACGACGTGGTCAGGGCCACGCCCGGATTGTTCCTCAACTACTCCAACGGCCCTGGGCGGCAGTCCTACAAGGCGCGCGGTTTCGACATCGACAACCTGATGTATGACGGCATCCCGACCGGCTACAACGGCGTTGACGTAGGCGCCCAGCCAAACCTGGCAATGTTCGACCGCGTCGAGATCGTGCGCGGCGCCACCGGCCTGGTCACCGGCGCAGGCAACCCGTCGGCCGCCATCAACCTGATCCGCAAGCGGCCACTGGACGAGCAGAAAGTCACCCTCACCGGCGCCGCCGGCAGTTGGGACGACTACCGTGGCGAACTGGACGCCTCCAGCCCACTCAACGACAGTGGCACGTGGCGCGGCCGGGTCGTCACCTCTTACCGTGACGCCAACAGCTTCATCGACAAGGTCGAGGAAGACCACGGCCTGTTCTACGCCGTCACCGAAGCCGACCTGAGCGAAGACACCACCCTGACCCTCGGCTTTTCCAACCAGAAGGACAAGACCAATTACTTCTGGGGCTCTTCGATGGTCGGCCAGGATGGCCATCACCTCGACCTGCCGCGTTCCTACAACCCCGGCACCCGTTGGGAGAACAAGGACCAGGAGATCAACACCGTATTCGCCGAACTGCGCCAGCGCCTGGCCAACGACTGGAGCCTGCAGGTCAACGCCAACTACGCCGCACAGGACGCGCTGTTCTCCGGTTCCTACCAGTCGCGCTGGGTCAACAACACACCGGCGCGCACGGTTTACCAGGCCGCCTACGATGAAAATCAGGCCGGCATCGACGCGTTCGCCAGCGGCCCGTTCCAGGCGTTCGGGCGTACCCACGAACTGGTGGTGGGCGCCAGCAAGCGCATCTACGACATGACCACCCACAACTACAGCCCGTACGACATGAACTGGCCGCTGTCTGCGGGCAAACCGGATTTCGTCCACACCAACAACCAGCGCGAAGTCACCACCCAGGAAGGCGTCTACGTGACCACGCGCCTGAGCCTGGCCGACCCGCTGAAGCTGATCCTCGGCGGGCGCCTGGACTGGTACGACTACGACAACCGCGATGGCGACGGCGACTTTCATGTCACCCGTAACCTCACCCGCTACGCCGGCTTGATCTACGAGCTGGACGACCATCACTCGGTGTACCTCAGCTACAGCGATATCTTTACGCCGCAAAGGGACAAGGACACGTCCGGCAACCCGCTCAAGCCGATTGTCGGCAAAAACTACGAGGTGGGCATCAAGGGCGAATACCTCGGCGGCGCGCTGAACGCGAGTGTGGCGCTGTTCCGCGTCGACCAGGAAAACCGCGCCGTGCCAGTGGTGGTGCCGAACTGCCCGCAGGCCGCGTGCAGTGAAGCCTCCGGCGAGATCCGCAGCCAGGGTATCGACCTCGAACTGCAAGGCGCGCTGACCCCGAACTGGCAGGTCGGCGGTGGCTACACTTACGCGCGCACCCACACCATCAAGGATGACGCCAACCCGCAACTGGTCAACAAGCAGTTCGACACCGACACGCCCGAGCACCTGTTCAAGCTCACCACCCGCTACAACTTCCAAGGCCCGCTGGAAAAGCTGCGCGTTGGCGGCAACGTCTCCTGGCAGAGCCGCTTGTACAACGACCTCAAAGTGGCTGACGGCAGCACCTACCGCCTGCAACAGGGTAGCTACGCGGTTACTGACCTGATGGCCGGCTACGAGGTCAGCCAGCACCTGGACCTGCAGCTCAACGCCAACAACATCTTCGACCGCCGCTACTACTCAACCATCGCCAACGACGTGAGCTACGGCGGTGATGCCTACGGCAACCCACGCAACATGATGCTCACCGCCAAGTACAGCTTCTGA
- a CDS encoding PIG-L deacetylase family protein, giving the protein MKANPIVGQGTPLHQWQASSHMAELPQISVEQLVPEGHRAVVIAPHPDDEVLGCGGLLQGLASLGRPIQLISVTDGSASHPGSRRWPVERLSVVRPQESAQALHRLGLPLHSLKWLRAGFADSQVAAGEEHLCAFIQRYLKPTDVVFTTWREDGHCDHEAVGRASAKAAQAVGATLYELPVWTWHWATPEDSQVPWHRARKILLTPEAVARKRHAIHAFASQLEGDPQIGLPPVLAPYVVERLLQPFEVVFV; this is encoded by the coding sequence ATGAAGGCTAATCCGATTGTCGGCCAGGGCACGCCGCTGCATCAGTGGCAAGCGTCGTCCCATATGGCTGAGCTGCCGCAGATCAGCGTCGAGCAACTGGTGCCCGAAGGTCACCGCGCGGTGGTCATCGCCCCGCACCCGGACGATGAAGTGCTCGGCTGTGGCGGCCTGTTGCAAGGCCTGGCCTCGCTCGGGCGGCCGATTCAGCTGATTTCCGTGACCGACGGCAGCGCCAGTCATCCAGGCTCCCGGCGTTGGCCGGTGGAACGCTTGAGCGTGGTGCGCCCGCAAGAGTCGGCCCAGGCTCTGCACCGTCTGGGCTTGCCGCTGCACAGCCTGAAATGGCTGCGCGCAGGTTTTGCCGACAGCCAGGTGGCGGCCGGTGAAGAGCACTTGTGCGCCTTTATACAACGCTACCTCAAGCCCACCGATGTGGTGTTCACCACCTGGCGCGAAGACGGGCATTGCGACCATGAAGCCGTCGGCCGCGCCAGTGCCAAGGCCGCCCAGGCGGTGGGCGCCACACTCTACGAACTGCCCGTGTGGACCTGGCACTGGGCAACCCCCGAAGACAGCCAGGTGCCGTGGCATCGCGCGCGCAAAATCCTGCTGACACCCGAGGCGGTCGCGCGCAAACGCCACGCCATTCACGCCTTCGCCAGCCAGCTGGAAGGCGACCCGCAGATCGGCCTGCCACCGGTGCTCGCGCCCTACGTGGTGGAGCGCCTGCTGCAACCTTTTGAAGTGGTGTTTGTATGA